The genomic interval GCGCACTCCACCTTTCCAACCCTTTGCTTTTCGTTTGCATCGAACTATGGCCCAGGGAGAGTTGTGGTCTACACTAGTCACTGCAATTGACCCGGGAAACATCAGAGCCATGCCAGCCGTCCTCCAGTCAACTATTGATCTATTAGAGACGGAACTGGCCAGGGCCAGGGCCGCACTGAAAGAAATCCAACCTGATACTGCACCCATCTTGATCCCCGGGGATGAACTTGCCGCTGGGGCGATTGCAGCTTATCGTCGAAACCTCATTGCACGAGCCTCAGACTTCTACTATGGCTCCCGCCGCCTGTCTCCCAAGGAGGTGGGACTAGTCCCTGTCATTCAAGAGGTACAgtcagatgaagaagaggataagGAGTCACGGCAAAAGCTTaatgatattattattgAGACGCCCCCCAAGCAAGTTTCCCTCGTGGACGTTCTCTCAAACAGCTTGATTCTCGATCATATGGCTCCATACCTCTCAGTCCCAACACTGTTTGCCCTAGCCTCAACGTCGCACGTTCTTCGTACCGTGATTATGAAAACTCCGTATATTTTTCGGCATCTAGATCTGACCCAAGGTCCTGGGCACTGGCTTCCTAGCAATTCATCAAGGAGCTCGGAAGCCGGGATTAGCAGCAATGAAAGTCTGGAGAACTCCTTGACTGAGGATGCACCCTATTCAGTCCCTCTTCAAAGAATAATTGCTGGTCTGGGGCGGAGTTCTATCCTTCAGGATGTGCGAACTCTAATCTTGGACGGTCTTTCTGTCCCCGCGGAGCTGGTTGCGGAACTTATCTTGACAGACCGTTTCAATGTAAACCTACTGTCGATAAGGGAATGTCGTCATCTGAATGAGCGTAAACTGATACAAGTGCTTCAGCATGCTGTCCGACCTTCGCGTCCCAAAGGGGCCCCTCGGGTGAAAGGCATTTATTACTTTACCCCTATGACCCAGCCTCGAGCCATGATGCGGAGCCGCTACCGTGACTGGTGGAGTTCCAGATGTACTCCTCCAACGAGCAACGGAGTTCTGGAGACGAAAGAAGGGCCGCCATCCTCCGATGACACTCGTGAGAGCGCATTGTATTATCAGAATGCGTGGTATCGCCCCTCTGGAAAGCTCATACCTCGCTCGATTGACGAAGGCTGGGCTCATACCATTCAACAGTGCCAGGGTATCATTTCTTTCGACGCCGTACTGTGTCGTGGACCCCGGCATAATGTTGACCTCTACACTTCGCTAGAacatgatgaagatgggtATCGACCCGAAGGTCAACCACTCGGACCAGCAATCGCTACAGTCGCCCTAGGGCCCAGAGGGTGCGACGGCTGTCGTACTTCACCAGAAGGCCCGGCAGTCTGGGGTGAATCCCCTGAAAGGCAGTTTCCTTTGCTTGCCCCGCTCCCTTTGCATTCGTCATCTGTAGCTGTGGCGAAGCGTCCAGTGCTCTTTCCCGATGTACACCCTATCCTGGTTGCCCGTTGCGCTGAGTGCTTGACTGATCGCTGGTGTCGTCGATGCAACAAATGGTTCTGCACGAACTGCCTACCGAGTCCCGAACGGGTGAGGACTAACTTATCGCCCCATCAAACTGCGGTAAGGGGGCCGCGAGCTAGCCAGGATACAAGTTTGTCTCACGAGCGAAGGGTACGCTTCTCAATGACTGACAAAACCCGATATGAACAGCCACCACTAACATGAATGTGACAGAGATTCCAAGTTGGAGTGAGTAGAGACTGCTGGGAATGCGGACCAACGGCAagtattctttcttttttggacTTTTTATACCAGAATGATGGATGTCTCATAATAATCTGATGGACTCTTACAGTGCGCTACCTGCAAAGCCGAATGCCAACGAACATGTCAGAATTGCCAAGGAGAATATTGTGTTGATCATAATGAAGGTTGCTCTCCTACAATGGTATACTACCGAACCGACTTATATGGCATTCAAGTCACAAGAACTAACAAATGCTATTCTAGTGTGACTGGTGTAACACAAGTGCACGTCATCAATTTAGACAGCTCTATTGACGTGGGAGTAAGTTAAATGGGCACTTCACCATCTACCCAGGGAAGACCCTATTTGAGATACTATGAAGTGAAGTATCGTTCATGACTTTTCACGTACATTAagggctttgttctttttccgATTCCGACAGCTTTGATAATATTGTCCTTCCTTGACCTGAACAAGCAGACTTGCTTGAAGTCAGTCGATACGCTTCTTTGCGTCTGAATTATGGGATATTTACATCCTGGGAAACATGGAGCCAATGAATTAATGTGGTGTTGCCGGCTATACCCACCAGATCTACTCTGTAGGACTTGTCCACTAGCTTCAAGTTAAAGTGAGACCAAAAGGCAGTTCTATTCTTAAGCTCTTTGTGTGcttctgccttttcctcgATAAATGATGAAAAAGCCATCAGAAACGGTAAGCCATTGGGGCTACTCTATGAGTTTACTTGCCTAGATAGCTGTATATCTagtgctttcttttccctgtcTGTCTACCTATCCCCTTCCTACAGCTATAGactataatagaaatagacGATATAACCTTTCTATATGACTTGAGTACCCAATGAATTCAAATCTGTTAGCAGGTAGAACCGAGTGGTCATAATATGGCAGAGTGGCCCTATTGGCTTGCCGTAACTAGAATCACGTAGCGATTTCGGgaactactccgtagaaACCTTAGGTTTAGGGCTCCACGTCCCCGTTCAAGGGCATGCGTCGTCGCAGAGTGAACCGGAGCGTTGGGTAAGTACAGAACTAGTAAGTGGAGTGCTGAGCGACTCCAAAGTAATGGTTCAGGCACCCCAAATAAAAGGTACCAAGCTGCTTCCGCCAGAGATCTACAACAATAGGTATACAGAGTATAGTCTTCTAGAGCTCCCACGGCGTTCGTTTTATGACGAATTACATTATTATCGAAGATTTAGCCAACCGGTTGCTACAACATCTAGTATGAGTAGGCACTTTCTATCAATGATGGATTAAGGTCAAAGGATATAGCTGAGGcctccagcagcaacagtACGGTTGGCATCACCGGCCTCTCTAGAGCTCACGTCACACACCTTTTGCTCCGCGCGTAGTGACTCTGAGAGGACTGTCGATCGGGTGTCGACTGGCTCGAGGCAGATGGGTAACCGAGCTTCTTCGGGTCATGAGCTGCTCTTACTGGTGAAGGCTAGGCTGGGGGAAGAACTCCTTGCCACGCAGCCATATGCCATTTAGAAGGGACACAGCCTTGATCATCCGCTGGGGTTCACGTGGAGATTACCCACCTCAGTGATCATACCCCGGCCGACAGCGTCAGCGGGCTCACATCAAAGACCATAAAAGCCAAGCTGCTAGGTCATATACACATTTCTAACAAGCCTGCGTCATTGAACGCACAATTTCCCGATCTCGATGATTTGGTCGAACTGCGGTAGACATCAGGTCCCCCAAGAGTGGTTCAAGGACCTCAGCGCCGACGGCACACCCCCCTCCCCAGAGGGTCGTCTTATGAATTCCTAGACAAAAAGCGTATCGCATTGCATGAACTGGGGCTATGTGGAAGGTGTATCGTCAAGCTGATAGTGGTGCTTCTCCTACGAGCCAACGGTGGGGTAAGCGGCGGCGCCAAGTTGTTGAGCCAAAGTGATGTGATACGAACCTCAATTCTGGGGGATTATACAGCTGAAACCTGGCCATCTTTATGGCTAGTAAATAGGCATACCCGTATTAGGACGCGAGACGTAGAATGAGGGCTACAACATAAAGATGGTTCGTCATATGATTAAGAGAAAGGTTTCTGTATACTGTATGTCCTGCCCTGACTAAGCCGGCCAACCCTGCTCTAGTAGGTGGATGGCATATTGGCATTGATAAAATTGGTAGATAACGGCTAAGCTGGTGGTTTATAAATCCGACCTGACGTCCTGCAATTACGGTGTACTAGTAGGCCAGTCGATTGAGGCGCCGGAGTCACGTAGATTTATGACAAATGTTTGAAAATACTTGGGCGGTGAGGGTAACTTCGAGAACAGCCGCGACGCCTCTTTTATCTTCGTATACTCCGTCCTCCACCGCTATCAATAAAGCTTGCCCCGCCCATATAAGATGTTGCTGAGCATCTCGCTCCTCTTACCCTATAGCCTCTGCTATAGTGCCAGTTAGAGTCATGTCTAAGGAATCAAATCTCTTGCGTTGGTCCTCGCCATTCAAGGTCACTGCGCCCCGCCGTACGCCCAAGCTGCCTGGCGACAAAATTACTTTGCCCCAGTCCGCCCTCGAGCAGCTCCTCGCAGCTGCCCCGCTTCAGGAGGTATTTCCAAATAGACCTGCGCGCCCATATACTGCGGTCTTTGATCCACTTAATCCGCGAACCCATGCGGGTGAGTCGCGACCACACGAACGAGTTTCAGAACGTCAACATCAGTTACCTCATCCGCTAACATTCCGTATTGTCAACCCCAAGAATGGCCGTGCGATATATGCCGGGATACGTGAGTTCTCCGCCGAAGAGAACGAAGTAGGTCTTAGTGCTTTCTTGAGAGACGCCTTAGGGATTGAAGACGACCAATTCCCGTCGGAGACGTATGGGTACTGGCAGACCTCGGAACTCTCGGAAACGATAGACGGCACTGCGGAATCGCAGCCTACTTCTTTAGCGCCAGACTTAGCTCCCTTAGTCACAGTCCATGTTGAACAGTTGCCCAAAGGAGCCTATGTTCGTCTCCGACCTCTCGAGGCTGGCTATGACCCAGAGGATTGGAAGGCTCTACTTGAACGATACTTGCGAGATAACTTCACGACATTAAGTACGGGGGAGGTCTTGCAGGTGTCGGGGGGTCAGCACGAGTCGTTTAGGTTCTTGGTGGACAAAATTGAGCCAGCGGGTGATGGCATCTGCATTATTGATACCGACTTGGAGGTAGACATTGTGGCCTTGACCGAAGATCAAGCCAGAGAGACCTACCGGAGGCGGATGGAGAAGGCATCTCGTGCCATTGGAACCCAGGGAGACTCGTCAACCGGCGGGGTACTTTCTATTGGAGAAAAAGTGTATGGCCTGGTAGTTCCAGGTGCATACGTTGACTACGAAATCCGCGAGTGGGATCGCAGAGACCCTATTATTATCACAGTCGAATGTGCGGGTGATGCAGACGTCTCTCTCTTTGTGAGCCCCCTTACCCCTCGCCAGAGGAACCGTCCTAGAGAAGACCAGCACCTTTTGAGTGACTTCACCACACAACCAATAAAGCGAGTTCGGATTGAGTCCACAAATGTAGAGCTGGAGGCGGCAGAGGCTCTATATGTATCGGTTTATGCATTCGACCATCGTGAATACAGCGATGAGTATCCACAGAACCAAGAGCTACCGCTGCAGTACAAGTTGCAGATCTCAGCTAATCAGTCTGTTGACTCCGACGAATATTCGAAGAATACATCAGCGCATGATAATCCGAATGACATTCAATGTGGCAATTGCCAACAGTGGGTGCCTCAGCGAACGCTAGTGCTGCACGAAAGCTTTTGTCTTCGGAACAATGTACTTTGCCCTCAGTGCCATAATGTATTCCAAAAGAGGTCATCTGAATGGCAGAATCATTGGCACTGTACTCAAGACTCATCTTATGGCAATGGTGTTTTAAGTAAGCACAAACATGATGCTATCTTCCACTCCCAGCGGTCATGTCGCGCTTGTGGGCTCGAGATGGAGGGTCTTCCGCGACTCGCTCATCACCGCATAACAGACTGTCCAGAAAAACCAATCTTATGCCAATTTTGTCATCTTGTAGTCCCCCAGAAAGGCGAGACAGATCCCGATATGCACGACCCAGAAGTCCTGGTCTCTGGACTCACCCCGCATGAACTGGTTGACGGTGGTCGAACAACGGAATGTCACCTGTGTAACAAAATTGTTCGACTACGCGACATGAAGACTCATTTGCGTCATCACGACCTGGAACGCTTGTCCAAACCCCCACCCCGCGTTTGCCTGAACCGAAATTGTGGTCGTACACTTGATGGGCGCAGTGTACAAAGTGCATCCACGCCAGGCATTGATACATTAGGCCTCTGCAGTTTTTGCTTCGGTTCACTATATGTGGATACGTATGACCCTGAAGGAAAAGCACTCCGCCGTCGCATCGAGCGTCGATACCTTTCGCAAATGATGACTGGGTGTGGGAAGCCCTGGTGTCAGAATGAGTACTGCAAGAATGGGAGACGGGCCAGACAGCCTTCCTCCATACCAATGAATGTCACTCCGCTGGAATCGATGAGCGTAGCAAATATTCTAGCCACAATCAAACCCGTCGTCGACGCCATATGTCTGCAGAGCGGTAATCTAAACACTGCGCCGTTTTACTTTTGCACCGACCAATTGGGCCAGCAGCGTCGCATACTCGCGGAGATGATAGCGGCCGAAGGTTCCGTGGCTAGCGGCAAAGAGTATGATTTACCATGGTGTGTGGCGTCCGTTGAAGCCACGGGAGGGGATCTCATCAAAGCACGGGAATGGTTAGAGAACTGGGCACCTACGAAGAACGAGGAAGCTCGTGTTCTATGTTAGTGCCCGAAGAAATTGGCAATTTCCATACTAATGCTGAACCTTTTATCTGAATATCTATAAGGTAGATATTCAAAAGGTATGGCGAGGGAAATCTGTTCGGGTAAATTGTTTATCTTAAAACGCCATTCACGCCCAGCCTGGGGTGGAGTTTATGTAGACTAATCCCCTCTGGGACATATTCTTCAAGGTTATTTTGTTGCTTTCCTAGCCATAAGCAAGCAGCTCTCATTTATCGGATCGACAGACACAATGCTTGTAGACACACGTGTAGAGACCGTTAATTCATGATATTcgtatattttaatatactgTGACCGAAATCCCATGTCAGGACCAGGGAGCATCCGCTCAGAAGACATATTCCGTTGGATTTAAGAGAAAGCTTCAATATCAATTCGCACCCGTCTTTGCAGCCAAAGTCCCACTTCCGCGTGAAGAGAAAATTCCCATGATCCCGAAGACGACGTAAAACAGCGCCAATGGATATGCTACTAGGCCTCTCATCCCGCGCATCCGCGCAACCGCGCAAAACATTCCCGAGGAGCTATATGTGCACCACCCTACGGCAGCT from Aspergillus flavus chromosome 7, complete sequence carries:
- a CDS encoding ubiquitin fusion degradation protein UFD1-domain-containing protein; protein product: MSKESNLLRWSSPFKVTAPRRTPKLPGDKITLPQSALEQLLAAAPLQEVFPNRPARPYTAVFDPLNPRTHAGESRPHERVSERQHQLPHPLTFRIVNPKNGRAIYAGIREFSAEENEVGLSAFLRDALGIEDDQFPSETYGYWQTSELSETIDGTAESQPTSLAPDLAPLVTVHVEQLPKGAYVRLRPLEAGYDPEDWKALLERYLRDNFTTLSTGEVLQVSGGQHESFRFLVDKIEPAGDGICIIDTDLEVDIVALTEDQARETYRRRMEKASRAIGTQGDSSTGGVLSIGEKVYGLVVPGAYVDYEIREWDRRDPIIITVECAGDADVSLFVSPLTPRQRNRPREDQHLLSDFTTQPIKRVRIESTNVELEAAEALYVSVYAFDHREYSDEYPQNQELPLQYKLQISANQSVDSDEYSKNTSAHDNPNDIQCGNCQQWVPQRTLVLHESFCLRNNVLCPQCHNVFQKRSSEWQNHWHCTQDSSYGNGVLSKHKHDAIFHSQRSCRACGLEMEGLPRLAHHRITDCPEKPILCQFCHLVVPQKGETDPDMHDPEVLVSGLTPHELVDGGRTTECHLCNKIVRLRDMKTHLRHHDLERLSKPPPRVCLNRNCGRTLDGRSVQSASTPGIDTLGLCSFCFGSLYVDTYDPEGKALRRRIERRYLSQMMTGCGKPWCQNEYCKNGRRARQPSSIPMNVTPLESMSVANILATIKPVVDAICLQSGNLNTAPFYFCTDQLGQQRRILAEMIAAEGSVASGKEYDLPWCVASVEATGGDLIKAREWLENWAPTKNEEARVLC